Proteins encoded within one genomic window of Ranitomeya variabilis isolate aRanVar5 chromosome 4, aRanVar5.hap1, whole genome shotgun sequence:
- the LOC143770518 gene encoding FXYD domain-containing ion transport regulator 3-like: protein MRGAGRRQGGAAAGLVHTCTGRRCLSLELLLGHRCCHLRSSPPRVESPDLKMPDVCVALFLMLASAPLLLATSGAEPPERNPFEYDYKSLQIAGLIMAGVLCAMGIIILISGKCRCKFNQKEQMRRSQDPQLITPGSASRC, encoded by the exons ATGCGGGGGGCGGGGCGCCGGCAGGGAGGGGCGGCTGCGGGGCTTGTTCACACCTGCACCGGGCGGCGCTGCCTCAGTCTGGAGCTGCTCCTCGGCCACCGCTGCTGCCACCTCCGCTCATCTCCTCCCAG GGTGGAATCTCCTGACCTGAAGATGCCGGACGTCTGTGTCGctttgtttctgatgttggcct CTGCGCCTCTTCTCCTCGCTACGTCAGGTGCAGAACCCCCAG agAGAAATCCATTTGAGTACG ATTACAAGTCTCTGCAGATCGCCGGACTCATTATGGCCGGAGTGTTGTGCGCTATGGGAATCATCATTTTAATAA GTGGAAAATGCCGGTGTAAATTCAACCAGAAGGA ACAAATGAGAAGATCCCAAGACCCGCAGCTTATTACTCCAG GGAGCGCCAGTCGCTGCTGA